The Oreochromis niloticus isolate F11D_XX linkage group LG15, O_niloticus_UMD_NMBU, whole genome shotgun sequence genome includes a region encoding these proteins:
- the cth gene encoding cystathionine gamma-lyase, with amino-acid sequence MSNTNKKEEQSDLFAGFHTAYKSFATDAIHVGQEPEQWKSMAVVPPISLSTTFKQHSPGKHAGFEYSRSGNPTRNCLEKAVAALDGAKYCLALASGLAATVTITHMLKAGDGIVSMDDVYGGTNRYFQRIAAEVGLDVSFADCTKPQLLKAALKPNTKLVWIETPTNPMMKVVDIKACSDLVHEHNKDIVVVVDNTFMSAYFQRPLALGADICMYSATKYMNGHSDVVMGLVSMNREDLYERLKFLQNALGSVPSPFDCFLCNRGLKTLHLRMERHFKNALAVAKFLEADPRVEHVLYPGLPSHPQYEVMKRQCTGCPGMIAFDIKGKLEHATTFLSNLKMFAIAESLGGYESLAEHPAIMTHASVPENERNVLGISDTLIRLSVGLEDEADIIEDLDQALAAAHPKK; translated from the exons ATGAGTAACAcgaacaaaaaagaagaacaaagcgaTTTGTTCGCCGGTTTCCACACGGCTTATAAATCCTTTGCAACAGATGCCATCCACGTCGGTCAGGAGCCGGAGCAATGGAAATCTATGGCTGTAGTACCGCCGATTTCCCTTTCTACCACGTTCAAGCAGCACTCTCCAGGAAAGCACGCT GGCTTCGAGTATAGCCGGAGTGGAAATCCTACCAGAAACTGCCTTGAAAAAGCCGTCGCTGCACTGGACGGAGCAAAGTACT GCCTTGCTCTCGCTTCAGGACTAGCGGCCACAGTGACGATCACTCACATGCTCAAGGCAGGCGATGGAATCGTCAGCATGGATGACGTGTATGGAG gCACAAACCGCTACTTTCAAAGAATCGCAGCTGAAGTCGGCCTGGATGTGTCTTTTGCTGACTGCACAAAACCCCAATTGCTCAAGGCTGCCTTGAAGCCAAATACTAAG CTGGTGTGGATTGAAACACCCACCAACCCCATGATGAAGGTGGTGGACATCAAGGCCTGCTCCGACTTGGTCCATGAGCACAACAAAGACATAGTGGTGGTCGTGGACAACACCTTCATGTCGGCGTATTTCCAG CGCCCCTTGGCTTTGGGAGCTGATATCTGCATGTACTCAGCCACCAAATACATGAACG GCCACAGCGATGTGGTGATGGGTCTCGTCTCCATGAACAGGGAGGATCTGTACGAGCGACTGAAGTTCCTGCAAAATG CACTGGGTAGTGTGCCGTCTCCTTTTGACTGTTTCCTGTGTAACCGTGGATTGAAGACCCTTCACCTGAGGATGGAGCGGCACTTTAAGAACGCCCTGGCTGTTGCCAAGTTTCTGGAGGCTGATCCGAGGGTGGAGCACGTCCTCTACCCAG GCCTGCCGTCTCACCCCCAGTACGAAGTGATGAAGAGACAGTGTACTGGGTGTCCAGGGATGATTGCCTTCGACATTAAAGGGAAACTTGAGCATGCTACTACCTTCCTCAGTAACCTCAAA ATGTTTGCGATTGCAGAAAGCCTCGGTGGATATGAAAGTTTAGCAGAACACCC GGCGATCATGACCCATGCATCAGTGCCAGAAAATGAGAGGAATGTGCTGGGCATCAGCGACACCCTGATCCGGCTCTCCGTTGGCCTGGAAGACGAAGCTGACATCATCGAAGACCTGGATCAGGCACTGGCTGCTGCT CATCCAAAGAAGTGA